In Flavobacterium gelatinilyticum, a genomic segment contains:
- a CDS encoding zinc-binding metallopeptidase, with the protein MKIVNLYKRIAVITGLVLFTACAQEDQPTESQLDYSTPIKTDLDRWIDTSFLDPYNIKVYYEWDQNLVDNSRYLFPPAVDKVQPAMEVVKKIWIDSYTAVGGTDFVKIIAPREFVLVGGMNLNTNGTRTLGLAEGGQRVSLFQVNDLDKTDRADVTEFIHTIQHEYVHILNQTKPFDIKTWSKLTPSGYTSSWYVEDDADSRELGFVTSYARLNVTEDFAETASMILISSPEEYQALLESIEDPFGVENIKKKEALVVRYYKEAFNINFYALRDEAQKNTDAVISTQKKK; encoded by the coding sequence ATGAAAATAGTAAATCTATATAAAAGAATAGCAGTAATTACAGGATTAGTACTTTTTACTGCATGCGCTCAGGAAGATCAGCCAACCGAGAGTCAGTTAGATTATTCAACTCCTATAAAAACAGATCTTGACAGATGGATCGACACCAGTTTCCTGGATCCTTATAATATTAAAGTATACTACGAATGGGATCAGAATCTCGTAGATAACAGCCGTTATTTATTCCCGCCTGCTGTCGATAAAGTACAGCCGGCAATGGAGGTAGTAAAAAAGATCTGGATCGACAGTTATACAGCTGTTGGCGGAACTGATTTTGTAAAAATAATTGCTCCAAGAGAATTTGTTTTAGTTGGAGGTATGAACCTAAATACAAACGGTACCAGAACTTTAGGTTTAGCAGAAGGCGGACAGAGAGTTTCCCTGTTTCAGGTAAATGATCTGGACAAAACAGACAGGGCTGATGTAACCGAGTTTATTCACACCATTCAGCATGAATATGTACACATCCTGAACCAGACCAAACCATTTGATATTAAAACCTGGTCAAAACTGACACCTTCAGGATATACATCAAGCTGGTACGTAGAAGATGATGCTGATTCAAGAGAATTAGGTTTTGTAACAAGTTATGCCAGATTAAATGTTACCGAAGATTTTGCAGAAACTGCTTCGATGATTTTGATAAGCTCACCTGAAGAATACCAGGCTTTGCTTGAAAGTATTGAAGATCCTTTTGGTGTGGAAAATATTAAAAAGAAAGAAGCACTTGTTGTTCGATATTATAAAGAAGCTTTTAATATCAATTTTTATGCTTTAAGAGATGAAGCACAAAAAAATACTGATGCTGTAATCAGCACTCAAAAGAAAAAATAA
- a CDS encoding nuclear transport factor 2 family protein, with product MSIKEFVQKFYKSDALIDSEILKTYLHPDVIIDWNSSKGFIQMNYDSILEMANELSRAYVRSKVRISHIITEDDLVSVRYSHYVKTIENPREEMLLAHFAVIWQIKDDKLYRGYQMSQFS from the coding sequence ATGTCTATTAAAGAATTTGTACAAAAATTTTATAAGTCGGATGCCTTAATTGATAGTGAAATTCTAAAAACATATCTGCATCCCGATGTTATTATTGACTGGAACAGCAGTAAAGGATTTATTCAGATGAATTATGATTCTATTCTTGAAATGGCCAATGAGCTCAGCAGGGCTTATGTGCGTTCTAAAGTAAGAATAAGTCATATTATTACTGAAGATGATTTAGTATCAGTACGTTATTCTCATTATGTAAAAACAATCGAGAACCCGCGTGAGGAAATGCTGCTGGCCCATTTTGCAGTAATCTGGCAGATAAAAGATGATAAGCTCTACAGAGGTTATCAGATGAGTCAATTTTCTTAA
- a CDS encoding FecR family protein, giving the protein MQKRNNYTELEDFLSDESFQSWVLHKIDNDGWEEWTLESRHRAKLVEDARLILLAMQIPGNQLSGSDIHRALQNTWLKIREKENQRAVKTVKVRFLRKRVLTGVAATLFICFLSSWFYSSYLKSDNKVTYNELIEDDNEGLVEQTNNTDKAQSITLSDGSSVLLQPDSKLSYPKIFTGNERKVYLSGEGFFEISKNPQKPFFVYANEIVTKVVGTSFRVKAYSDQSNVEILVRTGKVKVKSNDLVSKSDKEEIILLPNQALRFYRNNLKFDKITNITQDVVLTQSVGNIEQLSFEFNDIPVSQIFETIEQAYLVNIDYPKNKLSDCHLTTSLSDQPLTEKLKIVCKSIGNNTSFEMNGSQIIITSDGCN; this is encoded by the coding sequence ATGCAAAAACGTAATAATTATACCGAATTAGAAGATTTTTTATCAGATGAATCATTTCAGTCCTGGGTTTTGCACAAGATTGATAACGATGGCTGGGAAGAGTGGACTTTAGAAAGCCGTCACCGTGCTAAATTAGTAGAAGATGCAAGGTTGATTTTGCTGGCAATGCAAATTCCGGGAAATCAGCTTTCTGGTTCTGATATTCACAGAGCGTTGCAAAATACCTGGCTTAAAATCCGCGAAAAAGAGAATCAAAGAGCAGTAAAGACTGTAAAAGTTAGATTTTTAAGAAAACGAGTTCTAACCGGTGTTGCCGCGACATTGTTTATCTGTTTTTTGTCTTCATGGTTTTATTCGTCTTATTTAAAATCAGATAACAAAGTTACTTACAACGAACTGATCGAAGACGATAACGAAGGTTTGGTTGAGCAGACTAATAATACCGATAAAGCACAGAGCATTACTTTGTCAGATGGAAGTTCGGTGCTGTTACAACCGGATAGTAAATTAAGCTATCCTAAAATCTTTACCGGTAATGAAAGAAAGGTATATCTGTCAGGAGAAGGTTTTTTTGAAATCAGTAAAAATCCGCAAAAGCCATTCTTTGTATATGCTAACGAAATTGTTACAAAAGTAGTTGGAACCAGTTTTAGGGTAAAAGCATATTCAGATCAGTCAAATGTCGAGATTTTGGTCCGCACAGGTAAAGTAAAAGTAAAGTCGAATGATTTAGTATCTAAGTCAGATAAAGAAGAAATTATTCTGCTGCCCAATCAGGCGCTGCGATTTTATCGCAATAATTTAAAATTTGATAAAATAACCAATATTACTCAGGATGTTGTTTTAACACAGAGCGTTGGAAATATCGAGCAATTGAGTTTTGAATTCAACGATATTCCGGTTTCGCAGATTTTTGAAACTATCGAACAGGCTTATTTAGTAAATATAGATTATCCAAAAAATAAATTATCAGATTGTCATTTAACCACTTCACTGAGTGATCAGCCTTTAACAGAAAAGCTGAAAATTGTCTGTAAAAGCATAGGCAATAACACGAGCTTTGAGATGAATGGCAGCCAGATTATTATAACCTCAGACGGTTGTAATTAG
- the efp gene encoding elongation factor P: MASTSDIRNGLCIKFNHDIYKIIEFLHVKPGKGPAFVRTKLKSLTSGKVLDNTFSAGHKIDVIRVETHTFQFLYPEGDEFHFMNAETFEQISLNKNILDAPDLLKEGTNVMVQINTETDLPLSVDMPASVILEVTYAEPGVKGNTATNATKNATVETGASVNVPLFINEGDKIKIDTATGSYMERVKE; this comes from the coding sequence ATGGCATCTACATCAGATATTAGAAACGGATTGTGTATTAAATTTAATCACGACATCTACAAAATTATTGAGTTCCTTCACGTAAAACCAGGAAAAGGTCCTGCTTTCGTAAGAACGAAGCTAAAAAGTTTAACTTCAGGTAAAGTATTGGATAATACTTTTTCTGCAGGACACAAAATTGATGTTATCCGTGTTGAAACACATACATTTCAGTTTTTATATCCTGAAGGTGATGAATTTCATTTTATGAATGCTGAAACATTCGAGCAGATCTCTTTAAACAAAAATATCCTTGATGCTCCGGATTTGTTAAAAGAAGGAACAAACGTAATGGTTCAGATTAATACAGAAACTGATTTACCTTTATCTGTAGATATGCCTGCATCTGTAATTCTTGAAGTTACTTACGCTGAGCCTGGAGTAAAAGGAAATACAGCTACAAATGCAACAAAAAATGCAACAGTTGAGACTGGAGCATCCGTAAACGTACCATTGTTTATTAACGAAGGAGATAAAATTAAAATCGATACTGCTACAGGTTCATACATGGAGCGTGTAAAAGAGTAA
- a CDS encoding RNA polymerase sigma factor, whose product MKTRILPVNTVDDITLWNNLKIGDEKSFSLLFERYYNDLVNYGNSLSPFAEKVQDCVQDVFTDIWVYRNSLQGAVVVKAYLLSSVRKRIARLHERDHIFRKTASTDDIAFLLEFSVENELIDDDEFTKEKVKYLNKLLNELPPRQKEALYLRYHQGLSVEQIAEMLDVNYQSASNLLHRGLLTLRKEWKGALPLVTLLFSSTL is encoded by the coding sequence ATGAAGACCCGAATTCTGCCTGTCAATACTGTTGATGATATTACGCTTTGGAATAATTTAAAGATTGGTGATGAAAAATCTTTTTCTTTATTATTCGAAAGGTATTACAACGATTTGGTAAACTATGGAAATTCTCTTTCTCCGTTTGCTGAAAAAGTGCAGGACTGTGTACAGGATGTATTTACAGATATTTGGGTATATCGGAACTCTTTACAGGGTGCTGTGGTTGTAAAAGCATATCTTTTGTCGAGCGTACGCAAAAGAATTGCCCGATTGCATGAAAGAGATCATATTTTTAGAAAAACAGCCAGTACAGATGATATTGCCTTTCTTTTGGAATTTTCGGTAGAAAATGAACTGATCGATGATGATGAGTTTACTAAAGAAAAGGTGAAATATTTAAATAAACTTCTTAATGAACTGCCTCCCAGACAAAAAGAGGCGCTTTACCTGAGATATCATCAGGGACTGAGTGTTGAACAGATTGCAGAAATGCTGGATGTTAATTATCAATCAGCGAGTAACTTATTGCATCGTGGTTTACTTACTCTTCGTAAGGAATGGAAAGGTGCTTTACCACTTGTTACTTTACTATTTTCAAGCACTCTTTAA
- a CDS encoding RagB/SusD family nutrient uptake outer membrane protein, translating into MKNIKTALSLLLIISLCSCDDFLSEIPDNRTQIDTPEKISELLVTAYPENTYMAIAETMSDNVFDSELTSSDIDNRQSYNWEVQTQLDIDTESSFWNASYKAIAAANQALAAIDELGNPSSLNPQKGEALIARAYSHFMLVSFWGNAYNPATASKDLGVPYVTKPEKVLLEPYKRNTVKEVFDFIEQDLTEGLKYVTNEYKEPRYHFTVEAAKAFASRFYLVKGDWDKVLEVSQSLGSKPDNLRNYAAFNATPFADRPLEYSKVDTETNLLVSYPNSIWGRSYTNRFTLAGNRSDQILGPATNIWGKRWLITASGQYRGGITVLVPKFYEYFKYTNVTAGIGEAYTGTVLLSNDEFYLNRIEALVMKNQIAEANDELQYFLGTRTSGYNPAADILTEEMIVDMYPVVDNEFTPYYTLTPLQTSYIKAIAEARRREFLHEGIRWFDIRRFNLVVEHNTYQFGQVVNNNILQKNDKRRVLQIPQRAIDNGIEQNPR; encoded by the coding sequence ATGAAAAATATAAAAACAGCACTTTCATTATTATTGATAATAAGTCTTTGCAGCTGCGATGATTTTCTTTCAGAGATTCCGGATAACAGAACTCAAATCGATACACCTGAAAAGATTTCAGAACTATTAGTTACAGCTTATCCTGAAAACACTTATATGGCAATTGCAGAAACAATGTCAGATAATGTGTTTGACAGTGAGCTAACCAGTTCTGATATTGATAACAGACAAAGTTACAACTGGGAGGTGCAGACCCAGCTTGATATTGACACAGAATCTTCATTCTGGAATGCATCTTACAAAGCAATTGCAGCTGCTAATCAGGCTTTGGCAGCGATTGACGAGTTAGGTAATCCTTCAAGTTTGAATCCGCAGAAAGGAGAAGCTTTGATAGCAAGAGCGTATTCGCACTTTATGCTGGTTTCATTCTGGGGCAATGCCTATAATCCGGCTACTGCTTCTAAGGATCTTGGTGTTCCGTATGTTACAAAACCGGAAAAAGTTTTATTAGAGCCTTATAAAAGAAATACCGTTAAAGAAGTATTCGATTTTATCGAGCAGGATCTTACAGAAGGTTTAAAATATGTTACTAATGAATATAAAGAACCAAGATATCATTTTACAGTAGAAGCCGCTAAAGCATTTGCAAGCCGTTTTTATCTTGTAAAAGGAGATTGGGACAAAGTTTTGGAAGTTTCTCAAAGTTTAGGTTCTAAACCGGATAACCTGAGAAATTATGCTGCTTTTAATGCCACTCCTTTTGCTGACAGACCTTTGGAATATTCTAAAGTAGATACAGAAACCAATTTGTTAGTATCGTATCCAAACTCAATCTGGGGAAGAAGTTATACAAACAGATTTACTCTTGCAGGAAACAGATCCGATCAGATTTTAGGACCAGCTACTAATATTTGGGGAAAACGCTGGCTGATTACAGCTTCAGGACAGTATAGAGGCGGTATAACGGTTTTGGTTCCTAAGTTCTATGAATATTTTAAATATACTAACGTAACTGCCGGAATTGGAGAAGCTTATACAGGTACCGTTTTATTAAGCAATGATGAGTTTTACCTTAACAGAATTGAAGCTCTTGTAATGAAAAATCAGATTGCTGAAGCAAATGACGAGTTACAATATTTTCTGGGAACCAGAACAAGCGGGTACAATCCAGCGGCAGATATATTAACAGAAGAAATGATTGTAGATATGTATCCGGTTGTGGATAATGAGTTTACTCCGTACTATACACTAACTCCTCTGCAGACTTCTTATATAAAAGCAATTGCAGAAGCTAGAAGAAGAGAGTTTCTTCATGAAGGAATAAGATGGTTTGATATCAGACGCTTTAATCTTGTTGTAGAACACAATACATATCAGTTTGGACAGGTTGTGAATAACAATATACTGCAGAAAAATGATAAACGAAGAGTATTGCAGATACCTCAGAGAGCAATAGATAACGGAATAGAGCAAAATCCAAGGTAA
- a CDS encoding UDP-3-O-(3-hydroxymyristoyl)glucosamine N-acyltransferase — protein sequence MKFPKSHSLHEIASLLNCEFVGDKDFQVLGMNEIHVVEPGDIVFVDHPKYYDKALQSAATIVLINKKVDCPEGKALLISDDPFRDFNTLTRHFKPFQFANVAIASSAEIGEGTVIQPNSFIGNHVKIGKNCLIHSNVSIYDHTIIGDNVIIHAGTILGADAFYYKKRPEGFDQLISGGRVIIEDNVGIGALCTIDKGVTGDTTIGEGTKIDNQVHVGHDSVIGKKCLIASQTGIAGCVVIEDEVTIWGQVGTTSGITIGAKAVIMGQTGVTKSVEGGKSYFGTPIEESREKLKQLANIKKIPEILSKLK from the coding sequence ATGAAATTTCCAAAGAGTCATTCTTTACATGAAATTGCAAGTTTGCTTAACTGCGAATTCGTTGGCGATAAAGACTTTCAGGTTTTGGGCATGAATGAGATTCATGTTGTTGAACCTGGCGATATTGTTTTTGTTGACCACCCAAAATACTACGACAAAGCTTTACAATCTGCAGCAACTATTGTTTTAATTAATAAAAAAGTGGACTGCCCGGAAGGTAAAGCTCTTTTAATTTCTGATGATCCTTTCAGAGATTTCAATACTTTAACCAGACATTTTAAACCTTTTCAGTTTGCAAATGTGGCAATCGCTTCATCTGCTGAAATTGGAGAGGGTACTGTGATTCAGCCTAACAGCTTTATTGGTAATCACGTTAAAATTGGAAAAAACTGTCTGATTCATTCGAATGTTTCTATTTATGACCACACCATAATTGGTGATAACGTAATTATTCATGCCGGAACTATTTTAGGCGCCGATGCTTTTTATTACAAAAAACGTCCGGAAGGTTTTGATCAGTTAATTTCCGGCGGAAGGGTTATTATTGAAGATAATGTTGGTATAGGAGCACTTTGTACAATTGACAAAGGAGTTACCGGAGATACCACAATTGGAGAAGGAACAAAAATCGACAATCAGGTGCATGTTGGACATGATTCTGTGATAGGTAAAAAATGTTTAATTGCATCACAAACCGGAATTGCGGGCTGTGTTGTTATAGAAGATGAAGTTACCATCTGGGGTCAGGTAGGAACAACAAGCGGCATCACAATAGGAGCGAAAGCTGTTATTATGGGACAGACAGGCGTTACTAAATCGGTTGAAGGAGGAAAATCATATTTTGGAACTCCAATCGAAGAATCAAGAGAAAAGTTAAAACAATTAGCCAATATCAAAAAGATTCCTGAAATTCTAAGTAAATTAAAGTAA
- a CDS encoding SusC/RagA family TonB-linked outer membrane protein, whose protein sequence is MKKPVVKQRLLHRIMKITLFQFVLALVFSSFAVANNVNGQKKLDTKVTITVENLTLDNALSKIEKSAHVKFSYNSRLPQLANKVSIEANQETLSSILSRILVPFNITFSEVSNQIILQKSANVNSFANADIHDSLFEALTAGPIIKGKITDQSGSPLPGATVMAKGTKIAVLTDFDGNFTIEMPANSDRLIISYVGMETKEIGIENVTPTVVLTEAGQNLKEVIVTTGYEKTSKRTFTGAISKISGSELKVEGVVDVSRMIEGKAAGVTVQNVTGTFGTAPKITVRGSSSIFGDTKPLWVIDGVVQEDIINVTFADLASGNSATLLSSSVAGLNANDIQSIEVLKDASATSIYGSRSLNGVVVVTTKQGRRDSPLKISYSVENTVRTVPSYTQYDILNSQESMSVFQEMKQKGYLDLSSSYTGRFGGAYNILAKEVNRYNTSGGQFGVKNDQPYINEFLRKYELANTDWFNVLFRPSITQNHSLSFSGGGKNNTFYASLGYYTDPGWTIADNVQQLSSNIKGTFFVNDKLNITLSTLGSIRKQGAPGSYESKQDVVFGKTTRDFDINPFNYVLSTSRTLRPYDENGNLEYYQNNWAPMNIINELANNTLEIDVKDIRFQMDLDYKINKNLNYNLTASARYANTSRQHQIYEGSNVVGAYNAGVGDNENAQIQEANVFLYQDPNDLTAPKVSVLPSGGFLRKFTNDMTSYNVRNSITYRNTLNEKHELEGFFGTELRSLDRTNDNFTAVGLQYDKGFTSFIDPKIIEKIVNGGDSYYEFGEERERTVGFFGKVGYTYDRRYTASVTGRYDGSNRQGNSNSSRWLPTYTFSGKWNVAEESFMKNNETINTLALRASYGLTATAGPATNSLAIYKSFITDRFNLDDRENAIRIEDLQNQDLTWEKQFETNIGVDLGMFNNRISLTTDIYRRKAFDLIDYVITSGIGGESIKQGNNADMETKGIEFGITTQNIKTDSFKWSTTLNFSVFDQKITKLQNRPTAFDLVDSNGGNAVGHPRNSIYSYQFTGLNREGLPTFLLQDGAENNITKADFQDTKDVTSYLKYEGSIEPNKSVGLANTFTYKNWSLYVFVVGSGGNKVRLNPVYSNEYTDLTVFTKEYTNRWINPGDENYTNVPVIADRLLNRNYGERDLQIAYNTYNFSDVRVADGDFVRLKNVSLSWEFPSDYKKKLGLSTFTLKGSAVNPWLIYSDKRLNGQDPEFRNTGGVAFPITSQYTFTINLSF, encoded by the coding sequence ATGAAAAAACCAGTTGTTAAACAACGATTACTCCATAGAATCATGAAAATAACACTATTTCAGTTTGTCTTAGCACTTGTGTTTTCAAGCTTTGCTGTGGCAAATAATGTAAATGGACAAAAAAAATTAGATACCAAAGTTACAATTACAGTTGAAAATTTGACTCTTGATAATGCATTGTCTAAAATTGAAAAGTCTGCGCATGTAAAATTTTCGTACAATTCCAGACTTCCCCAATTGGCGAACAAAGTAAGTATTGAAGCAAATCAGGAAACGCTCTCAAGTATTTTGAGCCGAATTTTGGTGCCTTTTAATATCACTTTTTCAGAAGTGAGCAATCAGATTATTCTGCAAAAATCGGCTAATGTTAATTCTTTTGCCAATGCAGATATTCATGATTCTCTTTTTGAAGCCTTAACAGCAGGTCCAATTATTAAAGGTAAAATTACAGATCAGAGCGGAAGCCCTCTTCCAGGAGCTACTGTAATGGCAAAAGGGACAAAAATAGCTGTATTAACTGATTTCGATGGTAATTTTACGATCGAAATGCCGGCAAACTCAGACAGACTTATTATTTCTTACGTAGGTATGGAGACAAAAGAAATAGGAATCGAGAATGTTACGCCGACAGTAGTATTAACCGAAGCTGGACAAAATTTAAAAGAGGTAATTGTAACGACAGGTTACGAAAAAACTTCTAAAAGAACATTTACCGGAGCGATCAGTAAAATTTCCGGATCAGAATTAAAAGTTGAAGGTGTTGTTGACGTAAGCCGAATGATTGAAGGAAAAGCAGCAGGGGTAACCGTACAGAATGTTACAGGAACTTTTGGTACCGCTCCTAAAATTACTGTGCGTGGATCTTCTTCAATTTTTGGAGATACAAAACCATTATGGGTAATTGACGGTGTTGTTCAGGAAGATATTATCAATGTAACATTTGCAGATTTAGCTTCAGGAAACTCAGCAACTTTGTTAAGTTCTTCTGTAGCAGGTTTAAATGCCAATGATATCCAAAGTATCGAAGTTCTTAAGGATGCATCGGCTACGTCAATTTATGGATCAAGATCGCTAAATGGAGTAGTGGTCGTGACAACAAAACAAGGACGCAGAGATTCACCTTTAAAAATAAGCTATTCGGTAGAAAACACCGTAAGAACAGTTCCAAGTTATACACAGTATGATATTCTGAACTCTCAGGAATCTATGAGTGTATTTCAGGAAATGAAACAAAAAGGATATCTTGATTTAAGTTCTTCTTATACAGGAAGATTTGGAGGAGCTTATAATATTTTAGCAAAAGAAGTAAACCGTTATAACACATCCGGAGGTCAGTTTGGAGTTAAAAACGATCAGCCTTACATTAACGAATTCCTAAGAAAATACGAATTAGCCAATACGGACTGGTTTAATGTTTTATTCAGACCATCAATTACTCAAAATCACTCATTAAGCTTCTCAGGCGGTGGAAAAAACAATACATTTTATGCGTCTTTAGGATATTATACAGATCCGGGATGGACAATAGCTGATAATGTACAGCAGTTATCATCAAACATTAAAGGGACTTTCTTTGTAAATGATAAACTAAATATTACGTTATCTACTTTAGGATCTATTCGTAAACAAGGTGCTCCGGGATCTTACGAAAGCAAACAGGATGTGGTGTTTGGAAAAACAACCAGAGATTTTGATATCAACCCATTTAACTATGTTTTAAGTACAAGCAGAACTTTAAGACCGTATGATGAAAACGGTAATCTGGAGTACTACCAGAACAACTGGGCTCCAATGAATATCATCAACGAGCTTGCAAACAATACTTTGGAAATTGATGTAAAAGACATTCGTTTTCAAATGGATTTAGATTATAAAATCAATAAAAACTTAAACTACAATTTAACAGCATCAGCTCGTTATGCTAATACATCAAGACAACACCAAATTTATGAAGGATCAAATGTTGTCGGCGCATATAATGCAGGTGTGGGAGATAACGAAAATGCACAAATTCAAGAAGCTAACGTATTTTTATATCAGGATCCAAATGATTTAACGGCTCCAAAAGTATCTGTTTTACCAAGCGGCGGATTCTTAAGAAAGTTTACCAACGATATGACTTCTTATAATGTTAGAAATAGTATTACGTACAGAAATACATTAAATGAAAAGCATGAATTAGAAGGTTTCTTTGGTACAGAACTTAGATCTCTGGACAGAACAAATGATAATTTTACAGCTGTAGGATTGCAGTATGACAAAGGATTTACTTCTTTCATTGATCCTAAAATCATTGAAAAAATTGTAAATGGAGGAGATTCTTATTATGAATTTGGAGAAGAAAGAGAGCGTACAGTAGGTTTCTTCGGGAAAGTTGGATATACATACGATCGTCGTTATACAGCTTCTGTTACAGGTCGTTACGATGGTTCTAACAGACAAGGAAACAGCAATTCATCAAGATGGCTTCCAACTTATACTTTCAGTGGAAAATGGAATGTTGCCGAAGAAAGCTTCATGAAAAACAATGAAACAATCAACACTTTGGCTTTAAGAGCTTCTTACGGTCTTACTGCTACTGCTGGTCCTGCGACCAATTCACTGGCAATTTATAAGAGTTTTATAACAGACCGTTTTAATCTTGATGACAGAGAAAATGCTATCAGAATCGAAGATTTACAAAACCAGGACTTAACTTGGGAGAAACAATTTGAAACCAATATTGGAGTAGATTTAGGAATGTTTAATAACAGAATCTCTTTAACGACAGATATTTACCGTCGTAAAGCATTCGATTTAATTGACTATGTAATTACTTCAGGAATCGGCGGAGAATCTATTAAACAAGGAAACAATGCCGATATGGAAACGAAGGGTATTGAATTTGGTATAACAACTCAAAATATTAAAACAGACAGTTTTAAATGGTCTACAACTTTGAATTTCTCAGTATTTGATCAGAAAATTACAAAACTGCAAAACAGACCAACAGCATTTGACTTAGTCGATTCAAACGGAGGAAATGCTGTAGGACATCCTAGAAACTCTATTTATTCGTATCAGTTTACAGGATTAAACAGAGAAGGTCTTCCAACTTTCCTTTTACAGGACGGAGCAGAAAACAATATTACAAAAGCTGATTTTCAGGATACAAAAGATGTTACAAGCTATCTGAAATATGAGGGATCAATCGAACCTAACAAATCAGTGGGTCTGGCAAATACCTTTACATACAAAAACTGGTCTTTATATGTTTTTGTTGTAGGATCAGGAGGAAATAAAGTTCGTTTGAATCCGGTTTACAGTAATGAATATACTGATTTAACTGTTTTTACAAAAGAATATACAAACAGATGGATCAATCCGGGAGATGAAAATTACACCAATGTTCCGGTTATTGCAGACAGACTGCTAAACAGAAATTACGGAGAAAGAGATTTACAGATTGCTTACAATACTTATAATTTCTCTGATGTAAGAGTTGCTGATGGTGACTTCGTACGTTTGAAAAATGTATCACTTAGCTGGGAATTTCCTAGTGATTACAAGAAAAAACTAGGATTAAGCACTTTTACTCTTAAAGGTTCTGCTGTGAATCCTTGGCTGATTTATTCAGATAAGAGACTAAACGGACAAGATCCTGAGTTCCGTAACACAGGAGGGGTTGCTTTCCCAATCACTTCTCAGTATACATTTACTATAAATCTTTCATTTTAA
- the sucD gene encoding succinate--CoA ligase subunit alpha: MSVLVNKDSKIIVQGFTGSEGTFHASQMIEYGTNVVGGVTPGKGGTSHLDRPVFNTVKDAVDQAGADTSIIFVPPAFAADAIMEAADAGIKVIIAITEGIPVADMIKANNYVKERNSRLIGPNCPGVITPGEAKVGIMPGFVFKKGTVGIVSKSGTLTYEAADQVVKQGLGITTAIGIGGDPIIGTTTKEAVELLMNDPETEAIIMIGEIGGQLEADAARWVKADGNRKPVIGFIAGETAPAGRTMGHAGAIVGGSDDTAAAKKQIMRDNGIHVVDSPAEIGKKVKEVLG, encoded by the coding sequence ATGAGTGTTTTAGTTAATAAAGATTCCAAAATAATTGTTCAGGGATTTACAGGAAGCGAAGGAACTTTCCACGCTTCTCAAATGATTGAGTACGGTACTAATGTTGTTGGAGGTGTAACTCCTGGAAAAGGTGGTACAAGCCATTTAGACCGTCCGGTTTTTAATACAGTAAAAGACGCTGTAGACCAAGCTGGAGCTGACACATCTATCATTTTTGTTCCGCCTGCTTTTGCTGCTGATGCAATTATGGAAGCTGCTGATGCAGGAATTAAAGTAATTATCGCTATTACAGAAGGTATTCCTGTAGCAGACATGATTAAAGCAAATAATTATGTTAAAGAAAGAAATTCAAGATTAATTGGTCCAAACTGTCCAGGTGTAATTACTCCGGGAGAAGCTAAAGTTGGTATTATGCCAGGTTTTGTTTTCAAAAAAGGAACAGTTGGTATCGTTTCTAAATCAGGAACTTTAACTTACGAAGCTGCAGACCAGGTTGTAAAACAAGGTTTAGGAATCACTACAGCTATTGGAATTGGTGGAGATCCAATTATTGGAACTACAACTAAAGAAGCTGTTGAATTATTAATGAATGATCCTGAAACTGAAGCAATCATTATGATTGGTGAAATTGGAGGTCAGTTAGAAGCTGATGCTGCAAGATGGGTAAAAGCTGATGGTAACCGTAAACCAGTTATTGGTTTTATCGCTGGAGAAACTGCTCCTGCTGGTAGAACAATGGGTCACGCAGGTGCTATCGTTGGAGGTTCTGATGATACAGCTGCTGCTAAAAAACAAATCATGAGAGACAACGGAATCCACGTTGTTGATTCACCAGCTGAAATTGGTAAAAAAGTAAAAGAAGTACTTGGATAA